One window from the genome of Haloarcula sp. CBA1127 encodes:
- a CDS encoding orc1/cdc6 family replication initiation protein produces MDSEDGSETLHSVFDSVDTSEGKIFEKREILQIDYVPSEKRIVGRDEQIEKVAEEIGPIVVGQPPNSIIIYGKTGCGKSLVAKHVSKIAQEEAENRDVKLATGYINCQQAKGNSDALTTYGRAINPPESGVKFPSRGISENEYFERVWSVLNEFYDAAIIVLDEVDKLNNDDLLMALSRAGEDGSVDVPIGVIAVSNKINYRDKMSERTKSSFGHNEFIFEPYDAEQIREILQNRTDAFVDGVLEEGVIPRAAALSAKEHGDARKAMRLLRYAGDQANKENAERVKESHLSDARASAESDRLLELISGLPPHSKHVLVALANLSKNNPDREWFRTMRIRETYLNVCDRSGADPLSTERTRQLLNELCFLEIAGSRRGTGEGKGHYSQYTLLWDADIVLTLET; encoded by the coding sequence ATGGATAGCGAAGACGGGTCAGAGACACTACATAGCGTATTTGATAGTGTTGACACGAGCGAAGGAAAAATCTTCGAGAAACGTGAGATACTTCAAATCGACTATGTTCCTAGTGAAAAACGAATCGTCGGCCGGGATGAACAAATAGAGAAGGTTGCTGAGGAAATCGGGCCAATTGTTGTCGGTCAGCCGCCAAATTCGATCATCATCTACGGGAAAACCGGATGTGGGAAGTCACTTGTCGCAAAGCACGTCTCCAAGATTGCACAAGAAGAAGCTGAAAATCGGGATGTGAAGCTTGCGACAGGATATATTAATTGTCAGCAGGCAAAAGGTAACTCTGACGCTCTGACCACATACGGTCGTGCAATTAACCCACCAGAAAGCGGTGTAAAGTTCCCGTCCCGGGGGATTTCAGAGAACGAGTACTTTGAACGGGTGTGGTCGGTCCTGAACGAGTTTTATGACGCTGCAATCATCGTCTTAGACGAAGTTGACAAACTCAACAACGATGATCTTCTGATGGCCCTGTCAAGAGCGGGGGAAGACGGGAGTGTTGATGTTCCAATTGGAGTAATAGCGGTATCAAACAAAATCAACTATCGGGACAAAATGAGCGAACGGACAAAGAGTTCATTCGGCCATAACGAGTTTATTTTTGAACCATATGATGCGGAGCAAATTCGAGAGATACTTCAAAATCGGACCGATGCCTTCGTTGACGGCGTCCTTGAGGAGGGAGTCATTCCTCGTGCTGCGGCACTGAGCGCCAAGGAACACGGGGACGCACGAAAAGCCATGCGCCTGCTTCGATATGCTGGTGACCAAGCGAACAAGGAAAACGCTGAGCGAGTAAAAGAATCACACCTCTCGGATGCACGCGCCTCGGCAGAGTCTGATCGGTTGCTTGAGCTAATTTCCGGGCTTCCGCCCCATAGCAAGCATGTTCTAGTCGCGCTGGCGAACCTCAGCAAAAACAATCCGGACCGAGAATGGTTCCGGACAATGCGAATACGCGAGACATATCTCAATGTTTGTGATCGGAGTGGGGCAGACCCGCTTTCAACAGAACGGACCCGACAGCTACTCAACGAGCTCTGCTTTTTAGAGATTGCAGGGAGTCGACGAGGGACTGGAGAGGGGAAAGGGCACTATAGCCAGTACACTCTCTTGTGGGACGCAGATATAGTCCTCACACTTGAAACCTGA